Proteins from a single region of Oscillatoria sp. FACHB-1406:
- a CDS encoding ATP-dependent Clp protease proteolytic subunit gives MPLDVPKVPYRLPGQPYEDWISIYNRLFLERILFLGWEIDDETANRIVAYMLYLDSEDQNKDIYLYINSPGGSVTAGMAIYDTMQHIRSNVVTICVGLAASMGAFLLAAGTKGKRLALPHARVMIHQPALSQGFYGQATDISIAAKQIIRTRQQMDEIMAARTGQPIERIKKDTDRDYYMSAFDAKEYGIIDRVIEEQPTPNAALLT, from the coding sequence ATGCCATTAGATGTCCCAAAGGTTCCGTATCGCTTGCCCGGACAGCCTTACGAAGACTGGATTTCAATTTACAATCGCTTATTTTTAGAGCGGATTTTATTCTTAGGTTGGGAAATCGACGACGAGACAGCCAATCGCATCGTTGCCTATATGCTGTATCTTGACTCTGAAGATCAGAATAAAGATATTTACCTGTATATCAACTCTCCCGGCGGTTCCGTTACGGCGGGAATGGCAATTTACGACACCATGCAGCATATTCGCTCCAATGTCGTCACGATTTGCGTCGGTTTAGCCGCTTCAATGGGCGCATTTTTATTGGCAGCGGGAACGAAAGGAAAACGCCTCGCTCTGCCCCACGCGCGGGTTATGATCCACCAACCGGCGCTCTCACAAGGGTTTTACGGACAGGCAACTGATATTAGCATTGCCGCCAAACAGATCATCCGCACGCGCCAGCAAATGGATGAAATTATGGCTGCCCGTACCGGACAACCCATCGAACGGATTAAGAAAGATACCGATCGCGACTATTATATGTCTGCCTTCGATGCGAAGGAATACGGCATTATCGATCGCGTGATCGAAGAGCAACCCAC